The Colletes latitarsis isolate SP2378_abdomen chromosome 1, iyColLati1, whole genome shotgun sequence genomic interval CGCGGTTTTTCCGTCTCTCCTCGGTTTTCGCTTTTGCTCGCGTGGTAGTCCATTCCAGATCTCTCATCAGACATCCGCATACGGCTAAATTCAAGAACAGACCAGCCAGAATTAAGGTCGTGCCCCGCCAGCCGTACTCGGCGAGCAGATATTGCGTGACAGGTGCAAAAATAAACGTCCCGATGCCGCTTCCGCACACGGACAGGCCTGTCGCGAAGGATCTCTTCTTGTCGAAGTAGTAAGCAACGATGACGACGGCCGCTACGAAGCAGAGGGACAAACCAAAACCAGAGAGAATGCCGAAAGTGAATACCAAAACTTCCATCGAGCTGGCGTAAGAGCTTATCACGAAGCCCGTGGTGGCTAGGATGCTTCCTGCTATAGAGACTCGTCGACAACCGTACCTGTCCGTCAGAAAGCTAGCCACCGGACCCGACAGCAACGGCATCGCCATGAACAGGCTACCTATCCAAGCAGTCTTGGACTTCCCTTCGCCGAAATAGTTTAAAAATTCGACGTAAATCACGCCGAAAGAAAACGTGATACCGTCCGCTATGAGGTTAACCATAAAAGAGGCTGCCACCACCACCCATCCCCAACCTCCATCGGGCGGCGTTGGTTCGCATAGTTGTCCGAAACTAGTATTATCCTCGGAACTGCTGCTGCTTCTGCTGCTGCTTCTGCTGCTGCTGGTCAACGTGGTGATCGGAGGGCTCGTTTTCGATCTGTCTTCGCGGGAGTATTGCTTCTTCGAATCTTTATTAAATTGTACATGATGCTGTTGTTTGTCCTCTCTCGGCGATTTTCCATTAACGAACTTCTCGGTgctgctcgtggacagcgagcgATTCTTCGACGACAAAATTCTCGCGGGAGAACCAAAGATCAAGTTCCTCTCCGTGGAATGGCTTTTACCTATCTTCGAGGCAGGGATATCCTCCTTGTACAGGCTGTCCAACCTTTTCACCGAGTTCTGCGAGACTTCTTTCAACTCTTGTCTCGCATCTTGTCGTATTCTCGAACCAGGCACATCGTAGTTGCTGTACGTTATTTTCTCCAAACAGTTCTGCTTCTCTTCGTCCTCCGACCTCTCGCTGGCCGCGTCATTTTCGTAACTCTCGTCGCACAACGCGTTCGATTGCTCCTCCGCTAGGATGCCGATTTGATTGGATTTCTTTCTGAGCCACGAGGCGTCCTTCGCGAAATTTAATTCCACCGAACTTGTGTCGATGCCTTTCCATGGTTCCGTTCTACGCGGTGTCTCCTGCGGAGTTTTGTGCCCGAACGGGCGCTTCCTCTCGATCAAATACTCTTCGTCGCCTTTCCTCGAGACGATCTCGCCGTTCTTCAAATCGCCATGCAGCTCGGCGGCATTATCGTCCCCTCTGATACTTTCCGTTTTTATCGTCTCGTTCAATGGGGTCAGCTTCTCCTCACCGTTGAACTTGGCCCACTCGGCCATGATGATCGTACCAATAATAAGGAGGAGCCTGCTGTTTAGGCGCGATCGTCTGAAAAGCAACGCGACGACATTTAACTTCACCGGTTCGTTTTCTCTTAATTCGATTTAAGAATACGTGACTTTCGTTTACTCTGACAAGAACGAGATTCGTTATTTCTTGTTCCTCTCTTTGCTCTGTTTCTCTCTTCTGTATTTCCGCGGCACTTGAACACGCACGCACCGCTACAAAAAAGTTAAAACGCACGAATGACCACGACGTATGAACCGATCCGGAACCGGTCTAGTTTCGTCCTTGACTTGAACAACGGTAAGCACGGCCACTCGTACAGCTGTCTGGTGAACTGACGGCGTAACGGCAACAGCGACGCTGACAACGTGGACGATTTAAAGTTCTTTGAAGGCTGATAAATAGCACCCGGACCGCCACCATTGCAAACGTGGCCCAGGATGCACGAAGTCTTCCTTCTTCTCGGGCCCTGGTCAATCGGGACCGCCTCCTCCTCCGCGAAACGATCGTCAACCCAGGCACCCATACGGCGAATGGTACTGCTTCGGCGCTTGCGGTGTATTCTAAGATCAAAATAATGCATTACTGTTATCGATAATCAGTTTAGACAACATACTAAAATTTCGGTTATCCGGCATACTCGGAACTGGAGCAATGCCGAAAAATCAAATATGctggataattggactatacccAAATATGACGTAATAAAATAGAAATGTAATCAaaaacgaggtatacgagtagaccttacgtaCAATGTATTTTCTCGGCCATTTTTCATTACCATTTTTGTGTCACTGGCAACAGTGagatagaaaattaaattacagaaacatttctggccacacattatattttcggtaaagaatttttttgtcgaaaatgcgtaggaattcgggggtatgtctgttcaccaaaaattattgttattgaaccctgcaactaaaaataatttttttagaacgatttggaattttttaattttgccgaaaaatttcaacacctatccgaatttttttctagaaagtaggtaggatttcaagggtatgtctattggccaaaaatgcttgtaattgacccctgcaactatatataatttttttagtatgatttgaaattttttaatttcgcctaaaTATTTCAACATCTAtctgaatttatttctcgaaagtgtgtaggattttgagggtatgtgtattcaccaaaaatgattgtaattgacctccgtaaccaagaataattttttctatatgatttgaaattttttaatttcatcgaaaggcacctactcccttgtcactttttcttaaaaatttgtctcatttttaataaatttctttgaCGCTGCATGGGTACGttgcttaatacttttttgtaagtatccatgagctctacttcgaaaCTAAATTCCAAcgaaatccattgactattgtaggagttatggtcgtttggaaATTAGAGCATTTTTAAAGTGTCTTTCTTACTTTGCgggttaaagaacaacttttcgaatattcttggaatttttgCATATTCTTTATCAAAATGTGCGTTGTGTGCAttgtgaaacattaaaatccttcaatccgttcagaagttatgatgttttaaacatacgtatgaaatttcgaaGAACATTCCTTGCCAAACAATATATCTtcggttaagaatttttttgtcgaaagtgcgtaggaattcgggggtatgtctgttcaccaaaaattattgttattgaaccctgcaactaaaaataatttttttagaacgatttggaattttttaatttcgtctaaatatttcaacacctatccgaatttttttctcgaaagtgtgtaagattttgagggtatgtgtattcaccaaaaattattgtaattgacccccgtaaccaagaataattttttcaatatgatttgaaattttttaatttcgtcgaaaggcacctactcccttgtcaatttttcttaaaaatttgtctcatttttaataaatttttttgacGCTGCATGGGTACGttgcttaatacttttttgtaagtattcatgagctctacttcgaaaCTAAATTCCAAcgaaatccattgactattgtagaagttatggtcgtttggaaATTAGAGCATTTTTAAAGTGTTTTTCTTACTATGCTgggttaaagaacaacttttcgaatattcttggaatttctgtaTATTCTTTATCAAAATGTGCGTTGTGTGCAttgtgaaacattaaaatccttcaatctgttcagaagttatgatgttttaaacatgtgTATGAAATTTCGAAGAAACATTTCTTGCCAAACAATATatcttcggtaaagaatttttttctcgaaagtgcgtaggagttcggagatatgtctattcaccaaaaataattgttattgacccctgcaactaaaaataatttttttagaacgatttggaattctttaatttcgtctaaaaatttcagtatctattcgaatttttttctcgaaagtgtgtaagattttggggatatgtctgttcaccaaaaatgattgtaattgaccctcctagctaaaactaatttttttagaacgatttaaaattttttttttcaccaaaaaatttaggcacctaccccctgtcgatttttcttaaaaattcgttttcgatttttagtaattttgtttgacgccgtatataaaagttgtctaatacttttttgtaggcgcccatgggctctacttcaaaaaaaagtttcattcaattatattcactattgtaggagttatggctgtttgaaaattggatcatttttatggggtttttctcattttcggaggtcaaggaacaacttttcgaatatttttagaatttctatatattctacactaaaatacgtgtcgtttgctttttcaaacattaaaatcgtccaatccgttcagaagttatgacattttaaagattcgcatgaaattttgggcaaacatttctaaccagaaattatatttgcagtgaggaattttttttctcgaaagtgcttaggatttcgg includes:
- the LOC143343345 gene encoding uncharacterized protein LOC143343345 isoform X2; translation: MAEWAKFNGEEKLTPLNETIKTESIRGDDNAAELHGDLKNGEIVSRKGDEEYLIERKRPFGHKTPQETPRRTEPWKGIDTSSVELNFAKDASWLRKKSNQIGILAEEQSNALCDESYENDAASERSEDEEKQNCLEKITYSNYDVPGSRIRQDARQELKEVSQNSVKRLDSLYKEDIPASKIGKSHSTERNLIFGSPARILSSKNRSLSTSSTEKFVNGKSPREDKQQHHVQFNKDSKKQYSREDRSKTSPPITTLTSSSRSSSRSSSSSEDNTSFGQLCEPTPPDGGWGWVVVAASFMVNLIADGITFSFGVIYVEFLNYFGEGKSKTAWIGSLFMAMPLLSGPVASFLTDRYGCRRVSIAGSILATTGFVISSYASSMEVLVFTFGILSGFGLSLCFVAAVVIVAYYFDKKRSFATGLSVCGSGIGTFIFAPVTQYLLAEYGWRGTTLILAGLFLNLAVCGCLMRDLEWTTTRAKAKTEERRKNREKKRTRIQSSSVDTISANNSLNTLAIMENLRLQEEEDGEKLFSSLVSLPTFVKNGEKVPLEVLEMLSTRKNVYNVLLQNYPSLVISSRSLSDSGALADQLNTPLARFVPTPSSLSELKDEENKDKVSANDDQTLQQQADAAWRLWLRKINFDSTLRRSSTLEHTRRMPTAYLKDIRMHRHSLTYRGAMLHIHRYRLRASSCPDIYRNSMTTIAKTKLVWYAGLWEFWDLVVDMLDFSYFADSRFLLFAISNFLLHTWYDVPYVYLTDNAIEMGFSETDASILISVIGITNMGGEILLGWAGDRAWVNASIVYAVCMALCGAVTALIPMVVSRMAVRYHGDVRSVVLLGRFVYCAERSVAAGDAFN
- the LOC143343345 gene encoding monocarboxylate transporter 9 isoform X1, which produces MAEWAKFNGEEKLTPLNETIKTESIRGDDNAAELHGDLKNGEIVSRKGDEEYLIERKRPFGHKTPQETPRRTEPWKGIDTSSVELNFAKDASWLRKKSNQIGILAEEQSNALCDESYENDAASERSEDEEKQNCLEKITYSNYDVPGSRIRQDARQELKEVSQNSVKRLDSLYKEDIPASKIGKSHSTERNLIFGSPARILSSKNRSLSTSSTEKFVNGKSPREDKQQHHVQFNKDSKKQYSREDRSKTSPPITTLTSSSRSSSRSSSSSEDNTSFGQLCEPTPPDGGWGWVVVAASFMVNLIADGITFSFGVIYVEFLNYFGEGKSKTAWIGSLFMAMPLLSGPVASFLTDRYGCRRVSIAGSILATTGFVISSYASSMEVLVFTFGILSGFGLSLCFVAAVVIVAYYFDKKRSFATGLSVCGSGIGTFIFAPVTQYLLAEYGWRGTTLILAGLFLNLAVCGCLMRDLEWTTTRAKAKTEERRKNREKKRTRIQSSSVDTISANNSLNTLAIMENLRLQEEEDGEKLFSSLVSLPTFVKNGEKVPLEVLEMLSTRKNVYNVLLQNYPSLVISSRSLSDSGALADQLNTPLARFVPTPSSLSELKDEENKDKVSANDDQTLQQQADAAWRLWLRKINFDSTLRRSSTLEHTRRMPTAYLKDIRMHRHSLTYRGAMLHIHRYRLRASSCPDIYRNSMTTIAKTKLVWYAGLWEFWDLVVDMLDFSYFADSRFLLFAISNFLLHTWYDVPYVYLTDNAIEMGFSETDASILISVIGITNMGGEILLGWAGDRAWVNASIVYAVCMALCGAVTALIPMVVSRYYTLCAISGAFGLFIGANYSLTSIILVELITLDRFTNAYGLLLLVQGVANLMGPPLAGWLYDITGTYDLSFYLAGLFIALSGVLLLAMPLISLYRRCVNGSKKEEIDKDFSSVNNV